The proteins below come from a single Deltaproteobacteria bacterium genomic window:
- a CDS encoding F0F1 ATP synthase subunit epsilon, with amino-acid sequence MSDTFLLEIVTPYNLLLSEEVEHVTAPGIEGEFGVLKGHAPFLTALKPGELTYGKGNSNSTIVVSWGYAEVSADKVTILAETAEKAEEIDLERAKARAAQAEEKLRKLNKEDKLYFEEAASLEKAIIRVQVAGKLSR; translated from the coding sequence ATGTCAGACACATTTTTATTAGAAATAGTTACCCCATATAATCTTCTCCTTTCAGAAGAGGTTGAGCATGTGACAGCCCCTGGTATTGAGGGCGAGTTTGGCGTTCTGAAAGGGCATGCCCCGTTTTTGACTGCCCTGAAGCCCGGGGAACTTACATATGGAAAAGGCAATTCCAACTCTACCATTGTTGTAAGTTGGGGTTATGCAGAGGTATCTGCTGATAAGGTTACAATACTTGCAGAGACCGCTGAAAAGGCAGAGGAGATTGATTTAGAAAGGGCAAAGGCAAGGGCGGCACAGGCTGAAGAGAAATTACGAAAATTAAACAAAGAAGACAAATTGTATTTTGAAGAAGCAGCGTCATTGGAAAAAGCCATTATAAGGGTTCAGGTCGCAGGAAAACTATCACGATAG
- the atpD gene encoding F0F1 ATP synthase subunit beta, translating to MEKKNIGRVTQVIGAVLDVEFQPGQLPAIYNAVKITNQSINSEQWNLVLEVAQHIGENTVRCIAMDSTDGLVRGQEAWDTGAGITVPVGRGVLGRIINVIGEPVDEMGPVHSDIRYPIHRPAPTFEQQSTVAEVFETGIKVVDLLTPYLKGGKIGLFGGAGVGKTVLIMELIHNVAMEHGGFSVFAGVGERTREGNDLWLEMKESKVIDKAALIYGQMNEPPGARARVALTALTAAEYFRDEEGQDVLLFIDNIFRFVQANSEVSALLGRIPSAVGYQPTLSTDVGELQERITSTTKGSITSVQAIYVPADDLTDPAPATTFAHLDATTVLSRQIAELGIYPAVDPLDSTSRILDPQIVGDEHYAVARNVQQILQRYKDLQDIIAILGMDELSEDDKLIVSRARKIQRFLSQPFFVAEAFTGSPGKYVSVKDTIKGFKDIAAGQYDNIPEQAFYMVGTIEEALEKAEKLK from the coding sequence ATGGAAAAAAAGAACATTGGCAGAGTAACTCAGGTTATAGGTGCTGTCCTTGATGTTGAGTTCCAGCCCGGACAGTTGCCAGCCATATACAATGCCGTAAAGATTACAAACCAGAGCATAAACAGTGAGCAGTGGAATCTGGTGCTTGAGGTTGCCCAGCACATCGGCGAGAATACAGTCCGGTGTATAGCAATGGATTCTACAGACGGTCTTGTAAGGGGACAGGAGGCATGGGATACAGGTGCAGGCATCACGGTTCCTGTTGGAAGGGGCGTCCTTGGCAGGATAATCAATGTTATTGGAGAACCTGTTGACGAGATGGGTCCTGTCCATTCAGACATAAGGTATCCAATCCACAGACCTGCCCCAACATTTGAACAGCAGTCAACTGTGGCAGAGGTCTTTGAAACAGGCATAAAGGTTGTTGACCTTTTAACGCCGTATCTTAAAGGCGGCAAGATTGGACTTTTCGGCGGCGCAGGCGTTGGCAAAACAGTTCTTATTATGGAACTCATCCATAATGTTGCAATGGAGCACGGCGGCTTTTCTGTGTTTGCAGGTGTTGGAGAGAGGACGAGGGAAGGCAATGACCTCTGGCTGGAGATGAAGGAGAGCAAGGTTATTGATAAGGCAGCCCTCATCTACGGACAGATGAATGAACCGCCTGGCGCAAGGGCAAGGGTTGCATTAACAGCGCTTACAGCAGCAGAGTATTTCAGGGATGAAGAGGGACAGGATGTTCTTCTGTTTATTGACAATATATTCAGATTTGTTCAGGCAAATTCGGAGGTGTCAGCGCTGCTTGGCAGGATACCGTCTGCTGTCGGTTACCAGCCTACCCTCTCAACAGATGTTGGCGAACTTCAGGAGAGGATTACATCAACAACAAAGGGTTCTATTACATCTGTTCAGGCAATCTATGTGCCTGCAGATGATTTAACAGACCCTGCGCCTGCAACGACATTTGCGCATCTTGATGCTACGACAGTCCTTTCAAGGCAGATTGCAGAACTCGGCATATACCCTGCTGTTGACCCTCTTGACTCAACATCACGAATCCTTGACCCGCAGATTGTTGGCGATGAGCATTATGCAGTTGCAAGAAATGTGCAGCAGATACTCCAGAGATACAAGGATTTACAGGATATTATTGCCATACTCGGTATGGACGAACTCTCAGAAGACGATAAACTCATTGTTTCAAGGGCAAGGAAGATTCAGAGGTTCTTGTCCCAGCCCTTCTTTGTTGCAGAGGCATTTACAGGTTCGCCCGGCAAGTATGTGAGCGTGAAAGATACTATAAAAGGCTTCAAAGACATTGCAGCAGGACAGTATGATAATATACCTGAACAGGCATTTTACATGGTCGGCACAATTGAAGAGGCGCTTGAAAAGGCGGAGAAACTAAAATAA